The DNA region GCAAACAAGGACCGCTGGCCCCACCAGTACAACCACTGGAAAGAGGCGGGGCGGATACCCTAACCCTCCTCCACCACATTTCTGGCGCGGATCTCATCGATGATCCGCTGCAGCGTCTCCCGCTCCTTGCCCTCCATTTCCTCGAGCGCCTCTTCAAGTCCCGGCAGTGCTGCCTCTCCCATCTCGACAAGACCACGTTCTGCCCGTTTCCTGACCATGAACGTCTCGTCCCGGAGCGCGTGGATAAGGAGGGGGACAGACTCCCCGCCCCCGATCCTGTTTATGGCCCGAACCGCGTTTGCCCTGACCTCAACCACCGGGTCATCGAGCGCCTCTGCGAGAACCGGGAGCGCATCGGCACCGATCTCCTCCACCTCGCTCCAGCGGTTCATGGCCATCAGGTAGAGGACGCGCTGCTCTGTTGTCTCCGGCACCCAGCCGCCCGCCTCCAGCGCCTCGGCAACCCCTGCCCTGAACCCCTCGTCACCCGACCGGAGGGCACCGATCAGGCTGCGGCGCATCGTCTCATCGGGATACTTCAGCGCTTCGAGCGCGGCATGCCTGACCCGGTCATCAACATCGCGGAGCGCATGGATGAGCGGTTCCAGGGCACGGAGGTCGCCGATGTAGCCAAGCGACCTTGCGGCGGCGACCTGGACGCGTTCGTCACGGTCCTGGAGCGCAAGTGAGAGCGGTTCTATAGCCTGTCTGCTCCCCATGTAACCCAGGCCCTCCACCACCGCCGTCCTGACCTCGGGATCGGTCTCCCTGTGCAGGGCGCTGATCAGGGCCTCGATGGCACGTTTGTTCCCGATCTTGCCCAGGTTCTGGGCGGCAACGATCCGGACAAACCGGTCGCTGTCGTCCAGGGCGTCCATGAGCGGTTCGACCGCGGTCTCACGCATCTCCCCCAGTATACCTGCAGCGGCGGCCTGGATCTCCGGATCCTCAGTCCTGAGCGCCCGGATGAGGCCGTCAACAGCAGGTTTCCCCATCATGATGAGACGCGTGGCGACGTTGAGCTGCATCTGCCAGTCCTTCTCCTTGAGCGCCGAGATGAGCTTCCCGACCTCCTGAGGCCCGGAACGCTCAAACGCTTTCCTGTCTTCCTGCCGGATCGGTTTTTTCTTCTTCTTTGGAGCCTGCACCTCCTCCTGAACCTGTTGGCCCAGCGCGCTCCGCCAGACATCGATCACCTGCCGTTTCTTGAGAGCGGCTGCCGCCTTCTCCCTCACCTCTTCATCTTCATCATCGAGTGCCTGGCGCAGAAGGTCAACCACACGCTCATCCTCGATCTCCCAGAGGGCATCGATCGCCGCAAGACGCATATCCCTGCTCCCCCTCCTCATCACAAGGGAGAGTGGATCGATAACCGGGGGCCCGAAATCGGCCAGGGCACGGGCAACGCTCCACCTGACCTCCGGCGCCGGGTCGCCCAGGTGATCTATCAAGACCGGGATCGACTCCATCACCCCGATCAGCCCGATAGCCCGCGCTGCCGTCACCCGGACGACGGTCACGGGATCGGAGAGAGCCTCCTCGAGCGCTTCAAGCGCGGCACGCCCGAAAACCGCGACCGCGTCCGCTGCGGCGACCCTTACACCGTGGTAGCGGTCGGCAAAGAGGTGGATCAGCGGCTGGATCGATCTCCGGTCGCCGATACGCGCGAGAGCAGAGGCTGCCGCGATCCGCACGTCCTCTCTCTCGTCGTGGGTGGCCTGGATCAGGGGATCTACGGCATCCGCATCCCCCATCTGGCCGAGCGCATCCGCCGCGGCTACGCGTACCGCAGGGTGGGGGTCGTTGAGCGCCTGGATGAGGTATATGACCGCCTCCTTACCCATTCCCTGCAGCGCTGCGACCGCCGCTGCCCTGACGGCCTCGTCAGGGCTCCGGAGGGCTTCAAGATACCGTTCCAGGGGTGACATCTGGGGAATGGGCTCAGGGGGTTCGGGTTCCTCCGGCGTCTCTGGAGCGATCTCGGGGATCTCGAGGGGCTGAGGTTCACGGTCTTCCTCATCGGAGAGGAGAACGCTTCCACCCTCCTCACCCCCGGCCTCATCCATCCCGACAATCGCCTCCTCGAAATCGTGGGGGATGAGGTTTTCCAGCGGGATGGCGCCTTCAGGAGCCGACCTCTCGGCCTTCCACCGCTCTTTGACCCGTGCCCACGCCTCTTCCGCCATCCTGCTCTCCCTGATTATCTCATCAAGGTTCATCTCTTTTTTGGGGTTCACCGGGGCTGGGGCAGCGGGACTCTCCTGTTTCGGGGGTTCTGCCTCACGTTTCTGTGGTTTTCCGGAACCCTCTGTGACGGGGGTGTATCTTGGCCGTCCGAAGAGCTTCTCAAACCGTTTCTGGATGGCAAGCCCTTCTTTGAGTTCACGCTCGTAGCGGGAGGGGTCTTCCTCGACGGGCCGGGTAAGGGTCTCCTCTTCCTGGCGCCGCTGGATGTAGTGGAGAGCGGTCTTTGCCCGCTGCCGACGGCCGGGATCTTTTGAGGAGGACTCCGCCTTCAGGGCGCTTATCGCGGGCTGCCCCATCCTGCGCAGCGCTTCCGTCGCACCGATGCGGACGCCCGAGTAATCGATCTTGAGCGCCCGGATGAGGGAGGGGATGGCGGCTCTCCCCATGCTGGCAAGTTCGCTCCAGCGCTCTTTGGCAATCAGGTAGTCCACCCGCTGGAGGTTGCTCTGCGGCACCCAGCCCAGGCGGTCAAGCGCCCACGCCGCCTCCATCCGCACCTCGTGCCGGGGGTCGTTGAGCGCGTCGACCAGGATGGGCATCGCCTGGGGATCGCCTATATGGCCCAGCGCCTCGACGGCCCGCATGCGGACGTTCTCATTGCGGTCCTTCGCTGCTTTGGCAAGGGCAGGAGATGCCCGGAAATCGCGGATCCTGCCGAGTGTCCGTGCCGACTCAGAGCGTATACGCGGGTCTTTGCTCTCGAGGGCCTGAAGGAGGATCGGAACGGCCGCTCCCTGGAGTTTTGCAAGTTCTCCCCAGTCTTCAAGGAGGTAGTAGAACTCCACCTGCTCGGAGGTCTCTGTGGGCGTCCACCGCAGCCCGGCAAGCACGCGGGCGGCCTCTTTCCGCACGGCGGGGTTGCTGTCGTGGAGCGCCGGGG from Methanoculleus receptaculi includes:
- a CDS encoding HEAT repeat domain-containing protein, with protein sequence MALFDRLRTDVESLRQAKDYPGLIAILDSDDPAGRTEAARALCNLGIGAIPTLLRSLERARPASQTRMLGALVSVGTPSIPLLLTLSLRADPALQTAISSAIASAGEPMFEALLPALQHDQPAIRRATVIALQGAGKKAIPHLTPALHDSNPAVRKEAARVLAGLRWTPTETSEQVEFYYLLEDWGELAKLQGAAVPILLQALESKDPRIRSESARTLGRIRDFRASPALAKAAKDRNENVRMRAVEALGHIGDPQAMPILVDALNDPRHEVRMEAAWALDRLGWVPQSNLQRVDYLIAKERWSELASMGRAAIPSLIRALKIDYSGVRIGATEALRRMGQPAISALKAESSSKDPGRRQRAKTALHYIQRRQEEETLTRPVEEDPSRYERELKEGLAIQKRFEKLFGRPRYTPVTEGSGKPQKREAEPPKQESPAAPAPVNPKKEMNLDEIIRESRMAEEAWARVKERWKAERSAPEGAIPLENLIPHDFEEAIVGMDEAGGEEGGSVLLSDEEDREPQPLEIPEIAPETPEEPEPPEPIPQMSPLERYLEALRSPDEAVRAAAVAALQGMGKEAVIYLIQALNDPHPAVRVAAADALGQMGDADAVDPLIQATHDEREDVRIAAASALARIGDRRSIQPLIHLFADRYHGVRVAAADAVAVFGRAALEALEEALSDPVTVVRVTAARAIGLIGVMESIPVLIDHLGDPAPEVRWSVARALADFGPPVIDPLSLVMRRGSRDMRLAAIDALWEIEDERVVDLLRQALDDEDEEVREKAAAALKKRQVIDVWRSALGQQVQEEVQAPKKKKKPIRQEDRKAFERSGPQEVGKLISALKEKDWQMQLNVATRLIMMGKPAVDGLIRALRTEDPEIQAAAAGILGEMRETAVEPLMDALDDSDRFVRIVAAQNLGKIGNKRAIEALISALHRETDPEVRTAVVEGLGYMGSRQAIEPLSLALQDRDERVQVAAARSLGYIGDLRALEPLIHALRDVDDRVRHAALEALKYPDETMRRSLIGALRSGDEGFRAGVAEALEAGGWVPETTEQRVLYLMAMNRWSEVEEIGADALPVLAEALDDPVVEVRANAVRAINRIGGGESVPLLIHALRDETFMVRKRAERGLVEMGEAALPGLEEALEEMEGKERETLQRIIDEIRARNVVEEG